Part of the Kitasatospora sp. NBC_00374 genome is shown below.
GGCGGCTGGGCCGGCCGGCTGCCGTGGTCCGGCAGGCCGGCCGGCACCCGGCCGTAGGCCCGGCTCACCGCTCGCCCACCACTCGTCCACCCCTCGCCCACCTCTCGCTCAGCCCTCCTCGGCGAGGATCAGGTACAGCTTCTTCTTCGCCTCGGCGAGGACCGCCAGGCCCTGGGCCCGCTGGACGTCGCTGCCGGTCGTCATGACCTGGCGCACGGCGTGGTTGACGGCGGCCATCGCCTCGCCGACCTCCTGCACGGCCTCCCAGTCGATCCCGCGGCTCGCCTCGGCCCACGGCGACTCGTCGCCGGCCTCCGCCTCGGCCCGGCCGGCCTCGGTCAGGTCGAACAGCCGCTTCCCGGAGACCTCCCGAGCCTGGATCATGCCCTGCTCCTCCAGCAGCTGGAGGGTCGGGTAGACCGAGCCCGGGCTGGGGCGCCAGGCCCCGCCGGTCCGCTCACCGATCTCGGTGATCATCTCGTAGCCGTGCATCGGCCGTTCCTTCAGCAGGGCCAGCAGCGAGGCTCGGACGTCCCCGCGCCGCGCCCGGCCGCCGCGCCGGCCGCCACCGCGGCCGTGGCCGCCCCGGCCGTGCCCGCCGAAGCCGGGCCCCGGGCCGAACGGGCCCGGGCCGAACGGCCCCGGCCCACCCGGGCCACCGAACGGCCCGAAGGCCGGACGGCCCTCGAAGCCCTCCCCGAACGACTCCGCGAACTCCGGCCGCCGTCCCCGGCGACCCATACCGCGTGTCCGCATTCCTGGGCGCATGAGCGCACCACCTCCCGTTCCCGGACACCTCCGAGCGAGGCATCTCGATAACTCAACGATATATCGCTGACTGTCGGATGACAACGGCTTTCGAGCGGCCACCGAGACGGCGCGCCTTGGGCGGGCCGCGCCGCGTCCGCCGCCGCACCGGCCGTACGCACTACGGTGGCCGCATGGCAGGCGAACGCGATCTCCAGAAGCTGCTCGGCGGGATGCGCCCGGTGCTCAACCCGGGCCGCTACGTCTACTGCACCCTCCCCGGCAAGGTCCCCACCGGACTGCGCCCGGTCGTCACGGTCGTCGAGGCCGAGGGCCCCACGGTCGTGGTGGCGCAGGAGGAGGCCGACGCGCTGGGCCTGCCGTACGACTACGTGGCCGCCTGGATCACCCTGCAGATCCACTCCGCGCTGAACGCCGTCGGCCTCACCGCGGCCGTGGCCGGCCACCTCGCCGACCGGGGCATCAGCTGCAACGTGGTGGCCGGCTTCCACCACGACCACCTGTTCGTCGGCGCCGACGAGGCGGACCGGGCCGTGGCCGCCCTCCGAGAACTGGCGGCCCGTCAGTCCTGAGCCCACGGCGGCGGTTCGGTGCACCGGGCCGGGGTGACCGCCGGCTGCCCCGCTCGGCCCCGGCCGCAACGCCGGTGGGAGCCGGTCCCCGGCCGGTGGACCCACCGGGCCGGCCGTCGGCGATCCGGCGCCGCCGCGGGGGTGTCACCCGGACGGCCCCGTCCGATTGCACGCCCGGCCGGGCCGGGCCGAAGGTCGGGTGACAGTCCGGCACGGCAAGGAGGAGTCATGAGCACTGCGACCGGTCCGACCGTTCCACCGCCGGCGAACAGGCCTCAGGAGAGCGGCAACACCGCCTGGGTGACCGGGCTGGTGCTGTTCGCAGCGGTGGTGATGATGGTCAACGGCATCCTGGAGATCTTCCAGGGGATCATGGCCATCGCCGACGACGACGTCTTCGTCTCCACCCCCCGGTACGTGTTCCGGCTGGACCTGACCAGCTGGGGCTGGATCCACCTGATCCTCGGCCTGCTGGTGCTGGTGACCGGCCTCGCGCTGCTGCGCGCCTCCGCCTGGGCGCGGTACGCGGGCATCTTCTTCGCGTCGCTGAGCATGCTCGGCAGCTTCCTCTCGCTGCCGTACTACCCGCTGTGGTCGGTGGTGGTGCTGACCCTCGACGTGTTCGTGATCTGGGCGCTGTGCGTCTACCGGACGGATCCGCTCGCCTGAGCACGGCCGTCCCGCCCGCCGGGCCCGGAGGTGCTGGGGCATGACCGCCCAAGGATCGGGCTGAGCAGGCACGCCGCCCGGCTGCTCGTCACCGGCCGCCGGCCGATGCCGGTCCGCTCCGGGCGTCCGGACGGCGGGGCCGGGCGGGCCCCGCCGCACCGACCGCCGGCTACTTGCCGAGGGCCGCGACCCCCGCCTGGGCGAACTGCTCGTCCAGGTCGCCGCTGGGCGCGCCCGCCACGCCGACGGCCGCGATCGGGGCACCCTTGGCCTGCACCGGGGCGCCGCCGCCGAGGAAGAGGGTGCCCGGGATGTCCTTCAGGTTCGGCGTGGTGGCGAGGCGCCTGACCAGCTCGGAGGTCGGCGCGTTCCAGGACACCGCGGTGAACGCCTTGCGCTCGGCCGACTCCGGCGACTGCGGGCCGGCGCCGTCGCCCTTGAGCAGCACCCGGGTCACACCGTTGCGGTCCACCACGGCCACCGAGACGTGCTGGCCGTTCTTCTGGGCGGCGTCCAGCGCGGCCTGCGCGGCCCTGGTCGCCGCCTCGACGGTCAGACCGGTGGACTCGGTGAGGTTCCGGTCCGAGACGTCCGCCCTGACGGCGGCGGGCGCCTGGTTCGTCTCGGCGCTCGCCGACACGGCGCCCAGCGTGCCGGCGGCCAGCGCGGCCACCGCGACGGCACCGGTCAGGACACGGGACCGGGGGCTCATCTTCTTCATGCTTCGGCTCCTGCTCGAATCGGCTGCGAAAGCCGCACCGGCTCCCGCTCTGCCTCGATCCTCCGGCCGCCGACCGGACCCGTGGATCGGCGGACCGGCCCGAGCCCGCAGGCATCATGGAGGACAACGGGGTCAGCCGATCGGTTGATGCGCGGGGCCGCCCGGCGGGCCACCATGCGAGGAGAAGAGCTGGTCGGCGGCGTTGCCCGCCGGGCCGGCACAGCAGGCGAGGAGAGCACGTGGACGACACCGGAGCCCCGGCCGGCGACCCCGACGCGGGGTGGCTGGCCACGGTGATGCGGGTCGCCTTCCTGCTGCTGCTCACCGCCTCGCTCACCCGCTACCTGGCCCATCACTGGTACACCCCGCGCACCCCCTGGGTGATCGCCCTCGGCCTCGCGCTGGCCGTCGCTCACCTGCTGCTGCCCACCCGCCGCCCCGGCCGCCCCGGGCCCGGCCCCCGCCCCGCCGAACTGGCCGGCCTGCTCGCGGTGCTCGCCAGCTGGGCGGTGCTCGTCCTGCTGGCGCCCAGCTTCGCCTGGTGCGCCATCCCGCTGATCTACACCGTGCTGCGCGCCCTGCCCACCGGGGCCGCGATCCCGGTGGTCGCGGCGATGACCACGCTGGTCGTGGTCGCCGAACTCCAGCTGGCCGACGGCTTCGACCCGACCCTGCCGCTGCTGCCCCCCACCGTGGCCGGACTGGCCACGGCCGTCTTCCTGTACATGGAACGCCAGGCCACCCGCCAGCGCGCCCTGATCGACGACCTGATCAGCACCCGCCGCGAACTGGCCGCCACCGGACGCCGCGAGGGCGCCCTCGCCGAACGCGAACGGCTCGCCATGGAGATCCACGACACCCTCGCCCAGGGCCTGTCCAGCCAGCAGATGCTGCTCCAGGCCGCCGACCGCACCTGGGAACAGGACCGGGAGACCGCACGCGGCCACGTCCGCACCGCCACCGCCATCACCGCCCGCAACCTCGCCGAGGCCCGCCGCTTCGTCCACGACCTCGCCCCCGCCGAGCTCGCCGACGGCGGCACCCTGGACGCCGCCCTGCGGGCCCTCGCCGAACGGGAGAGCGCCGAGGGCGGCCGCCCGGTGCGCTGCCACGTCGACGGTGTTCCGGCGCCGCTGCCCGCCGCCGCCCAGGCCGCGCTGCTGCGGATCGCCCAGGGCGCGCTGGCCAACGTCCGCGAGCACGCCGGCGCCCGCACGGCCGCGCTCACCCTCTCGTACCTCGGCGACCAGGCCGTCCTGGACATCGCCGACGACGGCCGGGGTTTCGCCCCCGAGAGCCCCCCGGGGCCCGGCGGGGGGCGCGGCCACGGGCTGCCCGCGATGCGGGCCAGGCTGCGTCAGCTCGGCGGCACCCTGACCGTGGAGAGCGGCCCCGGCGAGGGCACCGTGGTCTCCGCCTCGATCCCGCTGTCGACCTCCGGGGAGCAGCGGTGAACGCGACCGTCCGGCTGGTGGTGTGCGACGACCATGCGGTGGTCCGGGCCGGGCTGCTGGCGCTGCTGGCCAGCGCTCCCGGTATCGAGGTGGCCGGCGAGGCCGGCAGCGGCGAGGAGGCGATCACGCTGGCCGCCCGGCTGCGGCCGGACGTGGTGCTGATGGACCTGCAGCTCGGCGAGGGCATCGACGGCATCGAGGCCACCCGCCGGATCACCGCGGCCTCCTCCGCCACCCGGGTCCTGGTGCTCACCACCTACGACACCGACGCGGACATCACCCGGGCGATCGCCGCCGGCGCCACCGGCTACCTGCTCAAGGCCGAGCGGCCGGAGGAGCTGTTCGCCGCCATCCACGCCGCCGCGCAGGGCCGCACCGCCCTCTCCCCGCCGGTGGCCACCCGGGTGATGGCGCAGATGCGCGCCCCCGCACCCCAGCTCACCGACCGCGAGCACGACATCCTGGCCCAACTCGCCCAGGGCCACGGCAACCGCGAGATCGCCCGCGCGCTGTTCATCAGCGAGGCGACCGTCAAGACCCACCTGGGACGGATCTACGCGAAGCTCGGCGTCGACACCCGCGCGGGCGCCGTCGCCACCGCCAAGGAGCGGCGTCTGCTGCGCTGAACCCGCCAGCCGATCGCGGCGGGCCCACCGCAGCTCAGGCGGCGTTGCGGCGGGCCCGGGCGCGTACCCGCAGCGCACCGCCCACCAGCGCCCGGACCGGCGCGGACGGGCGGCGCACCCCGAAGGCCGTCCGCAGCGGCTCGTCCAGCAGCGAGGCGGCCACCGCCGGGGCCAACCGGGCCAGCGGGCCCGGGAGTCGGGACGCCAGCAGGCCGCCGGTCGCCTCCCACAGTGCCCGGCCGGGCTCGCTGGGGGCGAAGCTGCGGCGCTCGAACTCCGACATCCAGGCTTCCAGGCCGGGCAGTTCGCCGTCGGGCGGGTCCAGCGCGAGGGCGTCCGCCAGCTCCCGGTGGAAGGTGTACGCGGCCTCCCGTTCCGCTGCGGTGACCGCCCGTGGACCGTGCGCGTCGACGAACCGCAGCGGGCAGACGGTGAAGCAGGCCAGTACGTAGTGCATCAACTCGGCGGTGATGCCCGGCCGGTCGTGGACGCGGCGCAGCTCGGCGACGACCCGCCGCCCCTGCGCGCTGTCCGGGCCGTGGCCGATCAGGGCGAACATGGCCGCCCCGGTGGCCTTCGCCCGCGCCTTCGGCTCGCCGGTCATCCGGCCGGTTCCGTGCAGCACGGCCGCGATCTCGGGCACCGCGAACGTCCGGACGAACCCCAGGGTGAGGCCCACCCGCGACTCCTCCGGCATCGTCTCCAGGACGAGTTGTGCGTAGGGGTCGCGCGCGCCGGCGGGTGCGGTCACCGGGTCACCCCCGCCGCGTCGGCCAGCGCCTCGCCGGTGAGCGGGCCGTGCAGGCGGCGGGCGACCCGCACCAGGTGCGCTCGTTCCTCGGCCGGCGCCGCGTCCAGGCCGGGCAGGACCGCCTGGTCCTCGCGCGCCCTCGGCGGCGCCCCGGCGGCGAGGGCCGCCACCGCGGACCGCAGGGCCACCGCCACGGTCAGCGCCGCACGCTCCGCCGCGTCCAGGCCGGCCCGGTCGGCGACACCGTCGGCGGCGGCCAGGACGGCCGGGTCCACCCACGGACGCAGCGTCAACTGCCCGTCCCGGATCTCCAGTCCGCGCCGAGCGGTACGCCACTCCAGGTCGCGGACGGCGAGGCGCTCGGTCCGGCGCGAGGCGGGGGCCTCCAGGGCGAGGCGGCGGTCCGCCCGGTAGACGAGGTCCCACAGCGGGCGCAGGGCGCGGTAGTCACGGCGGCGGCGCAGGAAGGCGGCGCCGGCCGGGCCGGCGAAGCCGGCCGTGATGAGCACCGCGCCGACGGCGGCGAAGACCGGGCCGAGACCGGTGCTCAGCCAGTCCAGCCCGGCCACGCCGGCCGCCGTCGCGCCGATCGCCACGATCTTGCACAGCACGTACCCGCAGGCGGTGCGGGCGCCGAAGGCGATCAGCCGGATGCCGCGGCGCAGCCAGCCGGTCGGCAGCCGGGCGGCGTGGCCCAGGCAGACCCGGCCGATGTCGAGCAGGGCGAACGCGAACAGGCCCTGGTAGAGCGCGAGGAACAGGGCGGTGGCCGGTGTCGTCGCGTACGTGGTGTCGAAGGTCAGCGGCGTCTCCGGGCGGTACGGACCGCCCAGCAGGAACAGCCCGGCCATCGTCGGACCGAGGACAGCGAAGACCGCGAGCCGGCGGCGCGCCCGGCGCCAGGTCGCGGCCGGGGCCGCGTCCCACACCACCACCCCGGCGCGTTCGGCCGGCGGGGTCCAGATCAGGGCGAGCACCACGGCGGCGGCGGAGAACCCCGTGATGGCGAGGTAGACCAGCAGGGTCGCGAGGTTGCCGACGCCGGTGGCCCGGTCGATCAGCCCGTACAGGACCGGGGCGGCCATCAGGAACGCGGTCGCGGGCGAGGCGATCGCCAGGGCCACCACGAGCAGTCCACGGGACGGCTCGCGCCGCCAGGCCCGGATCTTCAGGGCCGCCACCACCCAGGCCGCCGAGCCGATGACCAGGTAGCCGACGTCGAACGGCAGGTCAGACATGCTGGCCCCGGCGGTGTTCGAGGGCCGGTGCCAGCTGGGAGGTGGTCCCGGCGCCGGGCGCGAGCACCAGGATCCGCATCAGCTCGGCGCCCAGCACCTCGGCCTCCTGCTCGGCCGCGTCGTCGTAGTGCGAGCGGCCGAGGACCAGCCGGAGCATGTCCGGGTCGATGGTCGGGAGTTCGACCCGGGCCGCCTCCTCATCCGGCGGCGGGACCTCCGCGAGGTGGCCGCAGAGCAGGTGGGCGAGCTCGTGGCAGATGATGTGCGCCTGGTGCAGCCCGGAGGTCTCCTGCTCGAAGTGGATCACGTCGGCGTCGGCCCGGCGCTCGACGAAGCCGGACGGCTCCCCCACCCGCATCCGCCGGGGCGTCAGCCGGACCGGGCGCCCGGAACGGTCGGCAACCGCCGCGCAGAGCTCCTCGACCGTGCTCAGCGGGGGCAGGTCCAGCGCTCTCGCCATGGCGCGCATCCGGCGACGGGTACGTCCTACAGCCTGCACGTGCTGCTCCCCCTCCGGCCGCCGCCAGTGCCCCAGCGGCATCTCCAGGTAGTCGGTCACGCCACGGGGTTGCCGTCGTCGCGGAGGCCGGCCGCCCTGCGCAGCTGTTCCACAATAGTGAGCGCGGCGTCCTGCATCTCGGGCGGCAGCCCGGCGGCCCGCATCGCGATCCGCTCCACCCGGGAGTCGCGCAGCGCCTCGATCTTCCGCAGGTCCCGCTCGACGGCCTGGGCGGTGGCGGAGTCACTGAAGTAGTCCAGCGGGACCCCGAAGAACTTGGCGATCTTGACCGCGTTCTCCAGGCTCGGCTTCTGGGTGCCCTTGCGGAGGTTGCCGATGTAGGTGCCGCTCAGGCCGGTCCCCTCGGCGATCTCCGAGTCGCGCCAGGGACGGCCGAGATCCTTGGGGTAGATCACCGCGATGAGTCTCCGGAAGCGCGCCGAGAACTCCGGGGGGTCGGGCGATTCCGGGGGTGAAGTTTCCGTGGACATATGGCGGATCATAGAACGGCCTGACGCGCCGCCAGAATCCGACTTCTGTACTGATCTGCACGATCGTTGCGGACCAAACCGACAAACCGTACGATTCTCCCGCCGGAGACCGCCCGGGCAATCAACGATAGTTGACACATTTTCACGGCCGGTGCAGGATCAAGAGCCTGGGCCGGGCTCACTCAGCACACCCGTGTGCCCCGGGCCTCCCCGCTACCGAGCCCCGGGCGCCGCTGCCCCACGGGGGTGGGCAACGGCGCTCGGCACCCCGCACACGACGGACGGCCCGGCCCACTCGACAACCGACGCACCGACGACGGCTCCCGGACGGTCACGATCGAGCGGGCCGGGGGCCGGGACCCTTCCGGCCGCGGCCCGCAGGACATCTCCAGCGGTGAGCAGTCGCGCCCGGAACGCGCCCAGCTCGCCCACGACCCCGGCGTCCCCCCGCCGGACCT
Proteins encoded:
- a CDS encoding MAB_1171c family putative transporter, translating into MSDLPFDVGYLVIGSAAWVVAALKIRAWRREPSRGLLVVALAIASPATAFLMAAPVLYGLIDRATGVGNLATLLVYLAITGFSAAAVVLALIWTPPAERAGVVVWDAAPAATWRRARRRLAVFAVLGPTMAGLFLLGGPYRPETPLTFDTTYATTPATALFLALYQGLFAFALLDIGRVCLGHAARLPTGWLRRGIRLIAFGARTACGYVLCKIVAIGATAAGVAGLDWLSTGLGPVFAAVGAVLITAGFAGPAGAAFLRRRRDYRALRPLWDLVYRADRRLALEAPASRRTERLAVRDLEWRTARRGLEIRDGQLTLRPWVDPAVLAAADGVADRAGLDAAERAALTVAVALRSAVAALAAGAPPRAREDQAVLPGLDAAPAEERAHLVRVARRLHGPLTGEALADAAGVTR
- a CDS encoding helix-turn-helix domain-containing protein, translated to MIYPKDLGRPWRDSEIAEGTGLSGTYIGNLRKGTQKPSLENAVKIAKFFGVPLDYFSDSATAQAVERDLRKIEALRDSRVERIAMRAAGLPPEMQDAALTIVEQLRRAAGLRDDGNPVA
- a CDS encoding sensor histidine kinase; the protein is MDDTGAPAGDPDAGWLATVMRVAFLLLLTASLTRYLAHHWYTPRTPWVIALGLALAVAHLLLPTRRPGRPGPGPRPAELAGLLAVLASWAVLVLLAPSFAWCAIPLIYTVLRALPTGAAIPVVAAMTTLVVVAELQLADGFDPTLPLLPPTVAGLATAVFLYMERQATRQRALIDDLISTRRELAATGRREGALAERERLAMEIHDTLAQGLSSQQMLLQAADRTWEQDRETARGHVRTATAITARNLAEARRFVHDLAPAELADGGTLDAALRALAERESAEGGRPVRCHVDGVPAPLPAAAQAALLRIAQGALANVREHAGARTAALTLSYLGDQAVLDIADDGRGFAPESPPGPGGGRGHGLPAMRARLRQLGGTLTVESGPGEGTVVSASIPLSTSGEQR
- a CDS encoding PadR family transcriptional regulator translates to MGRRGRRPEFAESFGEGFEGRPAFGPFGGPGGPGPFGPGPFGPGPGFGGHGRGGHGRGGGRRGGRARRGDVRASLLALLKERPMHGYEMITEIGERTGGAWRPSPGSVYPTLQLLEEQGMIQAREVSGKRLFDLTEAGRAEAEAGDESPWAEASRGIDWEAVQEVGEAMAAVNHAVRQVMTTGSDVQRAQGLAVLAEAKKKLYLILAEEG
- a CDS encoding oxygenase MpaB family protein, with the translated sequence MTAPAGARDPYAQLVLETMPEESRVGLTLGFVRTFAVPEIAAVLHGTGRMTGEPKARAKATGAAMFALIGHGPDSAQGRRVVAELRRVHDRPGITAELMHYVLACFTVCPLRFVDAHGPRAVTAAEREAAYTFHRELADALALDPPDGELPGLEAWMSEFERRSFAPSEPGRALWEATGGLLASRLPGPLARLAPAVAASLLDEPLRTAFGVRRPSAPVRALVGGALRVRARARRNAA
- a CDS encoding heme-binding protein, with product MKKMSPRSRVLTGAVAVAALAAGTLGAVSASAETNQAPAAVRADVSDRNLTESTGLTVEAATRAAQAALDAAQKNGQHVSVAVVDRNGVTRVLLKGDGAGPQSPESAERKAFTAVSWNAPTSELVRRLATTPNLKDIPGTLFLGGGAPVQAKGAPIAAVGVAGAPSGDLDEQFAQAGVAALGK
- a CDS encoding response regulator, with amino-acid sequence MNATVRLVVCDDHAVVRAGLLALLASAPGIEVAGEAGSGEEAITLAARLRPDVVLMDLQLGEGIDGIEATRRITAASSATRVLVLTTYDTDADITRAIAAGATGYLLKAERPEELFAAIHAAAQGRTALSPPVATRVMAQMRAPAPQLTDREHDILAQLAQGHGNREIARALFISEATVKTHLGRIYAKLGVDTRAGAVATAKERRLLR
- a CDS encoding ACT domain-containing protein: MAGERDLQKLLGGMRPVLNPGRYVYCTLPGKVPTGLRPVVTVVEAEGPTVVVAQEEADALGLPYDYVAAWITLQIHSALNAVGLTAAVAGHLADRGISCNVVAGFHHDHLFVGADEADRAVAALRELAARQS